In Mycolicibacterium lutetiense, the sequence CGGGCGCCGGTCGAACCGACCGGGTGACCCAGGGCGATGGCGCCGCCGTTGACGTTGACCTTGTCCATGTCGGCACCGTGCACCTGGGCCCAGGACAGCACCACCGAGGCGAACGCCTCGTTGATCTCGACCAGGTCGATGTCGCCCATCTTCATCCCGGCCTTCTCGAGGACCTTCGCGGTGGACTGCACCGGACCGTCGAGGTGGTAGTAGGTTTCGGCGCCGACGTTGGCCTGGCTGATGATCCGGGCGCGCGGCTTGAGGCCCAGCGCCTTCGCCTTGTCCTCGTCCATCCACAGCACCGCGGCGGCGCCGTCGGAGATCTGCGAGGACGTACCGGCGGTGTGCGTGCCCCCCTCCATGACCGGCTTCAGCGCCGCCAGGCCTTCGAGGGTGGTGTCGCGCAGGCCCTGGTCGCGGCTGACCGTGTTCCATTCAGCGGTCGGCTGCTTGTTCTCGTCGATGACCGGCGCGTCGATCGGCGAGATCTCGCGGTCGAACCGGCCCTCGGCCCAGGCCTGCTTGGCCCTGGCCTGCGAGGCGAAGCCGAGCGCGTCGAGGTCAGTGCGGGTGATGCCACGGCGCTTGGCGATGCGCTCGGCGGCCTCGAACTGGTTGGGCAGGTCGATGTCCCATGACGCGGCGCGGGCGCCGCCGCCGTTGGCGCCGAGCCCGACCCGGCTCATTGCCTCGATGCCACAGGCGATGCCGATGTCGATGGCACCGGTGGCGATCAGCCCGGCGACCAGATGGTTGGCCTGCTGGGCGCTGCCGCACTGGCAGTCGACGGTGGTGGCGCCGACGTGTTCGGGCAGTCCGGCGACCAGCCAGGACTGCCGGGTGACATTGTTGCCCTGCTCGCCGAACTGGGTGACGCAGCCGCCGATCAGTTGCTCGACGCTTCCGGCGTCGATCCCGGCCTTCTCGATGAGAGCCTTCTGGACGGCGCCAAGAAGCTCGGTGGCGTGCAGGCCGGACAACCAGCCATTGCGCTTACCGATAGGACTGCGGGTGGCTTCGACGATGACAGGGTTACCCATGAAGCCAGGCTAGAACACGTTTCATTACTCTGACAAGCGCGGATATAACACTGCCTTTGATCTGCGGTCAAGCCGTGTTTCAATGGTCTCAATCGGTACTAGACCACGTTGTATCAAGCACTGCTTGCCACGCGCGCAGGGTGCTGCAGACACTAGGAGTAGACACATGGGCTGCCCGAACATCCCCAAGGAATTCGACTTCCTCGATTCCGAACTCAACCTCAAGGGCCTGCCGGTCAAAGAGCTTGCCGAGCTCCGTAAGGCTGAGCCGGTTCGCTGGGTCGACGTCCCCGGTGGCACCGGAGGCTTCGGCGACAAGGGTTACTGGTTGGTCACCCGGCACGAGGACGTCAAGGACGTCTCGCTGCGCAGCGAGGTGTTCTCCAGCGCGATGAACGGCGCGATCCCGGTCTGGCCGCAGGAGATGCCCCGCGAGGCCGTCGACGTGCAAAGCGCCGTGCTGCTCAACATGGACGCCCCCCACCACACCCGGCTGCGCAAGATTATCTCCCGTGGCTTCACCCCGCGTGCGCTCTCGCGGCTTGAGGACGAACTGAACAACCGCGCGCAGCAGATCGCCAAGAACGCCGCGGCCTC encodes:
- a CDS encoding steroid 3-ketoacyl-CoA thiolase, whose translation is MGNPVIVEATRSPIGKRNGWLSGLHATELLGAVQKALIEKAGIDAGSVEQLIGGCVTQFGEQGNNVTRQSWLVAGLPEHVGATTVDCQCGSAQQANHLVAGLIATGAIDIGIACGIEAMSRVGLGANGGGARAASWDIDLPNQFEAAERIAKRRGITRTDLDALGFASQARAKQAWAEGRFDREISPIDAPVIDENKQPTAEWNTVSRDQGLRDTTLEGLAALKPVMEGGTHTAGTSSQISDGAAAVLWMDEDKAKALGLKPRARIISQANVGAETYYHLDGPVQSTAKVLEKAGMKMGDIDLVEINEAFASVVLSWAQVHGADMDKVNVNGGAIALGHPVGSTGARLITTALHELERSDKSTALITMCAGGALSTGTIIERI